A stretch of Anaerolineales bacterium DNA encodes these proteins:
- a CDS encoding cofactor-independent phosphoglycerate mutase: MKTVIIIGDGMSDYPVDSLGGKTPLQAARKPNIDRIAREGRMGRMETLPEGLPLGSAVANLSVLGYDPAEAFHGRAVLEAANMGVALEDDDVALRMNLICVEDGRIKNHSAGHIGSEQAGEIVRDLQAALGGEPNEIPIAMHTGVSYRHLLLLRGAAASPEVACIPPHDHVGERVEDLLPAAKSEEGKATETRLRSLMASAARILRDHPVNQKRIAAGADPANAIWPWSPGRVPKMQTLQERFGVHGAVISAVDLINGLGLYAGMDVIRVEGATGLWDTNFEGKAAACIEALRDHDLVYVHVEATDEAGHAKDAALKVECIEMLDGRLVGPILEGVDAFGEQVGIAVLPDHPTPVASGVHERDPVPVAVLRPGDAPDESSCYDEEQATIGNIPFMRGDDFIRLMLGVES; the protein is encoded by the coding sequence ATGAAAACCGTCATCATCATCGGGGACGGCATGTCCGATTACCCCGTCGACAGCCTGGGCGGGAAGACCCCGCTGCAGGCCGCGCGTAAACCCAACATCGACCGCATCGCCCGCGAGGGGCGCATGGGCCGCATGGAAACCTTGCCTGAAGGGCTGCCGCTGGGATCGGCGGTGGCCAATTTGAGCGTGCTGGGCTACGACCCGGCCGAGGCGTTTCACGGGCGCGCCGTGCTCGAAGCGGCCAACATGGGCGTGGCGCTCGAGGACGACGACGTGGCCCTGCGCATGAACCTGATCTGCGTCGAGGACGGCCGGATCAAAAATCACTCCGCCGGGCACATCGGCAGCGAGCAGGCCGGCGAGATCGTGCGCGATCTGCAGGCGGCGCTGGGCGGAGAGCCCAACGAAATCCCGATCGCCATGCACACCGGCGTGAGTTACCGCCATCTGCTCCTGCTGCGCGGTGCGGCTGCTTCACCCGAAGTGGCCTGCATCCCGCCGCACGACCACGTGGGAGAACGAGTGGAGGATCTGCTGCCCGCGGCGAAATCCGAAGAGGGGAAAGCCACAGAAACCCGGCTGCGTTCGCTGATGGCGAGCGCAGCGAGGATTCTGAGGGATCATCCCGTCAACCAGAAACGGATCGCCGCGGGAGCGGACCCCGCCAACGCCATCTGGCCCTGGTCGCCGGGGCGGGTACCGAAGATGCAGACGCTGCAGGAACGCTTCGGCGTTCACGGCGCGGTCATCTCGGCCGTCGACCTGATCAACGGGCTGGGTCTCTACGCCGGAATGGACGTGATCCGCGTCGAGGGCGCCACCGGCCTGTGGGACACCAATTTCGAGGGCAAGGCCGCGGCCTGCATCGAGGCGCTGCGCGATCACGACCTGGTCTACGTGCACGTGGAGGCCACGGACGAGGCGGGGCACGCCAAAGACGCGGCGTTGAAGGTCGAGTGCATCGAGATGCTCGACGGCCGCCTGGTGGGTCCGATATTGGAAGGCGTGGATGCGTTCGGGGAGCAGGTCGGTATCGCCGTGCTGCCGGACCATCCCACGCCGGTCGCCTCCGGCGTGCACGAGCGCGATCCCGTGCCCGTGGCCGTGCTGCGGCCGGGGGATGCGCCGGACGAGAGTAGCTGTTACGACGAGGAACAGGCTACAATTGGAAACATACCCTTCATGCGCGGGGACGATTTCATCCGCCTGATGCTGGGTGTGGAATCATGA